Genomic window (Methanobacterium alcaliphilum):
GTGGAATTATAGCTGAATCCACAATTGAAAAATAAATTCTCTATGGATTAATTTTTTTAAAAATAAAAATATTATTAAATTATTTTTACTTGGCCTTTTTCAGCATCTACCTCTATTTGTAGCCCCGAAGATAATCCCATAATATCCCCTTCTACTTGGTCGACCATGGGAATGTTGGCCATTATAGCCCCTGTAGCAATTATAGGCTCTGCTTTAAGGCAGATTATTGCTTTAGGGGATGTTTTATTTTTAGCCATTTGAAAAATAACATACGATCCAACGGTGGATCCTTTACCACCAGGAATAATTAATATTTTATCTTTGATGATTTCTCCTTTAAGCTGATGTTTAGGATCAATTACTTCTCCCGTGTCTGGATTTACCCCGCCTAAAAAGCTTATAGGATCCTGACTTACCATTGCTTCACCGCTGGCCTTACCATGAGAAATAATTCTGCAATTCATATTTTTCATTTTATGACGTCTCCCATTATTATAATTTATACTGTCTCATTTTTGGTTATTTCCCTTAAAACTGAAGTAGCATAACATCCTTTAGGTATGGAAAATTCTGTTAAAACACCGTCTTCTGTGGCTTCAG
Coding sequences:
- a CDS encoding DUF126 domain-containing protein — translated: MNCRIISHGKASGEAMVSQDPISFLGGVNPDTGEVIDPKHQLKGEIIKDKILIIPGGKGSTVGSYVIFQMAKNKTSPKAIICLKAEPIIATGAIMANIPMVDQVEGDIMGLSSGLQIEVDAEKGQVKII